One genomic segment of Besnoitia besnoiti strain Bb-Ger1 chromosome VII, whole genome shotgun sequence includes these proteins:
- a CDS encoding DEAD (Asp-Glu-Ala-Asp) box polypeptide DDX39 (encoded by transcript BESB_077720), with protein sequence MTTLEQNPADELVDYEEDEQNDAKEKGVEDVVVGRGNYVSIHASGFRDFFLKPELLRAIGDAGFEHPSEVQHETIPHAITGVDVLCQAKSGMGKTAVFVLSILQQLNVDASGEEGNTQGVVCLGIAHTRELAFQIKNEFDRFSKYLKNVKCEVVYGGISIQKNIDMLKDSKTTPHILIGTPGRVLALIKGKHLNAEKVAHFVLDECDKCLEKLDMRKDVQNIFMATPKKKQVMFFSATMNKEIRDVCKRFMQSPVEVFIDDESKLTLHGLLQYYVKLQESEKNRKLNDLLDTLEFNQVIIFVKSVSRAQALDRLLTECNFPSIAIHAGLDQEERINRYQQFKNFEKRIMVATDLFGRGIDIERVNIVINYDMPDSSDSYLHRVGRAGRFGTKGLAITFVASQDDTNVLNDVQTRFEVHIAEMPQSIDASQYINQ encoded by the exons ATGACGACTCTCGAGCAGAACCCCGCAGACGAACTGGTCGATTATGAGGAAGATGAGCAAAATGACGCCAAG GAGAAGGGAGTCGAGGACGTCGTTGTCGGTCGCGGAAACTACGTGTCCATCCATGCGTCTGGCTTCAG AGACTTCTTCTTGAAGCccgagctgctgcgtgcCATTGGCGACGCAGGCTTTGAGCACCCGTCCGAGGTCCAGCATGAAACCATTCCCCACGCTATCACAGGCGTCGACGTCCTCTGCCAGGCCAAATCAG GAATGGGGAAGACCGCCGTCTTCGTGCTGAGTATCCTCCAGCAGCTCAACGTggacgcgagcggagaggagggcaaCACGCAAGGCGTTGTGTGCCTGGGCATCGCCCACACCCGCGAGTTGGCTTTCCAGATAAAGAATGAGTTCGATCGCTTCAGCAAGTACCTGAAGAATGTCAAATGCGAGGTGGTTTACGGCGGCATCAGCATCCAGAAGAACATCGACATGCTGAAGGACTCCAAGACCACGCCGCACATCCTCATCGGTACCCCCGGGCGCGTCCTTGCTCTGATCAAGGGAAAGCACCTGAACGCAGAGAAGGTCGCGCACTTCGTGCTGGATGAGTGCGACAAGTGCCTGGAGAAGCTCGACATGCGCAAGGATGTGCAAAACATCTTCATGGCGAccccgaagaagaagcaggtcATGTTCTTCTCTGCCACAATGAACAAGGAAATCCGCGATGTCTGCAAGCGGTTCATGCAGAGCCCCGTCGAGGTGTTCATCGACGACGAGAGCAAGCTGACTCTCCACGGTCTGCTGCAGTACTACGTCAAGCTCCAGGAGTCTGAGAAGAACAGGAAGTTGAACGACCTGCTCGATACCCTGGAGTTTAACCAGGTCATAATTTTCGTCAAgagtgtctctcgcgcgcaggctCTGGACCGCCTCCTCACGGAGTGCAACTTCCCGTCGATCGCCATCCATGCCGGCTTGGACCAGGAGGAGCG TATCAATCGCTACCAGCAGTTCAAGAACTTCGAGAAGAGAATCATGGTTGCCACAGACCTGTTCGGCCGTGGTATCGATATCGAGCGTGTGAACATTGTCATCAACTACGACATGCCTG ACTCCAGCGACTCGTACCTTCACCGCGTCGGTCGCGCCGGTCGTTTCGGAACCAAGGGTTTGGCCATCACCTTTGTGGCTAGCCAGGATGACACCAACGTCTTGAATGACGTCCAGACGCGCTTCGAGGTTCACATCGCTGAAATGCCCCAGAGCATCGACGCCTCTCAGTACATCAACCAGTAG
- a CDS encoding hypothetical protein (encoded by transcript BESB_077690), which translates to MPSACCHPLPITNGGATPLLPSRDLDPDMSGDYKVVSQPEGVRGRVSDEPNAAALQARVGSLTEAASYSPAGYHEATGSPAQLADEGGAQEVVAPPLSHVWERILESRIHTERALLARAQTLGVAPSVGVGETEDAVSSGGAGDAQEASFSGAFLEEMALQPGPSTPPLPLAPQVWPETLAEDVTVERLTPAEAPVADAGVMDVEASDGAPELARGLCCSALLPQTETGLHLMHETGAAVFWPESDAHDCQGRSRVSQKEEPKNPPGGEKVPDPGLLKQLLGDLADDGRFTPMGEEAHWWPVELGSHFGCGEGTLYSGSAASSAARPAARVGQVPEGSEGASAATVSVSGPCTQGVHVPPDDKGSPSPCTQNLSPVSHRVGAAAETVSQTPTGIPMIRTGEEPTQHAVRGRARWETWQSGREVRRGQTTQAKPGATPVQGQSTYNVRVDPKHY; encoded by the coding sequence ATGCCGAGCGCGTGCTGTCATCCGCTACCGATTACCAATGGCGGCGCCAcccctctgcttccttcACGTGATCTTGACCCAGATATGTCAGGCGACTACAAAGTGGTGTCGCAGCCTGAAGGCGTGCGGGGACGGGTGAGCGACGAACCAAACGCAGCAGCCCTACAAGCTCGGGTTGGAAGCCTGACGGAAGCAGCCAGCTATAGTCCCGCAGGGTACCATGAGGCGACTGGGTCGCCGGCGCAACTCGCTGATGAGGGTGGCGCCCAAGAAGTTGTGGCCCCACCCCTCTCTCACGTCTGGGAACGCATACTAGAGTCGCGCATTCACACAGAGAGAGCACTACTGGCACGTGCTCAGACTCTTGGAGTGGCGCCCTCTGTAGGAGTGGGAGAAACAGAGGATGCGGTGTCATCGGGAGgggcaggcgacgcacagGAAGCGTCCTTCTCTGGAGCGTTCCTCGAGGAAATGGCGTTGCAGCCGGGCCCGTccacgcctcctcttccgcttGCGCCACAGGTCTGGCCAGAGACGCTTGCAGAGGATGTCACGGTGGAGAGGCTGACCCCTGCAGAGGCCCCCGTGGCCGATGCGGGAGTTATGGATGTTGAAGCGTCAGATGGAGCCCCAGAACTTGCTCGTGGACTGTGCTGTTCTGCCTTACTGCCGCAGACTGAGACCGGTCTTCACTTGATGCATGAGACTGGAGCAGCAGTGTTCTGGCCTGAGAGTGATGCGCATGACTGCCAAGGTCGCAGCCGGGTATCACAAAAAGAAGAGCCCAAAAACCCGCCGGGAGGAGAAAAAGTACCCGATCCTGGGCTGCTAAAGCAGCTGCTCGGCGACTTGGCGGACGACGGGAGGTTCACCCCTATGGGTGAGGAAGCTCATTGGTGGCCCGTGGAACTGGGATCGCACTTCGGATGTGGAGAGGGCACACTCTACTCTGGGTCGGCCGCTTCGTCAGCCGCTAGACCCGCTGCACGCGTTGGGCAAGTGCCCGAGGGCAGTGAAGGTGCGAGCGCTGCTACGGTATCTGTATCGGGCCCTTGTACACAGGGCGTCCATGTGCCGCCTGACGACAAAGGTTCTCCTTCGCCCTGCACTCAGAATTTGTCCCCTGTAAGCCACAGGGTGGgtgccgcagcggagacagtctCGCAGACGCCTACGGGAATTCCCATGATACGCACAGGAGAAGAACCTACCCAGCATGCAGTGCGTGGGCGAGCGAGGTGGGAAACATGGCAATCAGGCCGGGAGGTACGCCGtgggcagacgacgcaggcgaagccaGGTGCCACACCGGTGCAAGGCCAGAGCACATACAACGTCAGGGTGGACCCGAAGCACTACTGA
- a CDS encoding hypothetical protein (encoded by transcript BESB_077700) — protein sequence MDQAREAAQMRTVGGERALQHLRAPFERRMTRSGSGLIACTDRRENAGETHGASEDDEVTFVRAVNHGIVEISPVRCRCSPEGSPHKERAPMDTCRDESLGKPPSRQTDEEKEIAESVPPKASSPADAASCPSLSRSEGVALMFCSNVRHIELVFGERQGDIEFFYRRRRISAVWVQGFIVSVEERAGLFSVDDGTKVLEGTFDVFSPSASPYSRLGRSDSQTHLGCDAPEVVVVDDDEESPGRDDETASLPAEGENQGVQASEETSPARQAGAAEGARNRRSEWRTQNECHDAADCVQESRGGSQFLRPMRRPSLRGTLGQLKKAQREGTYTSLLLQLVPLMVDAEVILSFHLLRISDCPGRCGNAEAEWLTHVLRWRLSLSQRCAPTAG from the exons ATGGATCAAgccagagaggccgcgcagatgAGAACAGTgggaggagagcgcgcgctgcagcatctTCGTGCCCCTTTTGAACGACGGATGACTCGCTCTGGCAGCGGACTCATCGCATGCACAGATAGGAGAGAGAACGCAGGGGAGACACATGGGGCATCGGAGGATGACGAAGTGACATTTGTTAGAGCTGTCAACCACGGAATAGTGGAGATCTCCCCGGTCCGCTGCAGGTGTAGCCCAGAGGGAAGCCCCCACAAGGAACGAGCTCCAATGGATACGTGCCGTGACGAGTCTCTCGGGAAACCACCTTCCAGACAGaccgacgaggagaaggaaatcGCTGAGTCAGTTCCGCCAAAGGCCTCTTCCCCTGCTGATGCAGCTTCGTGTCCGTCTCTTTCGCGTTCAGAGGGCGTGGCTCTCATGTTCTGCAGCAACGTCAGGCACATTGAGTTGGTCTTCGGGGAGCGGCAAGGCGACATTGAGTTTTTCTACCGGCGGCGTCGCATCTCCGCCGTCTGGGTACAAGGTTTCATTGTCAG CGTCGAGGAGAGGGCTGGGCTGTTCTCCGTAGATGATGGAACTAAGGTGCTCGAGGGGACATTCGACGTCTTttcgccgtccgcgagcCCTTACAGCCGGCTGGGAAGGTCCGACTCACAAACGCATTTAGGTTGCGACGCGCCGGAAGTGGTCGTTGttgacgacgacgaagaaagcCCCGGTCGTGACGACGAAACTGCAAGTCTCCCAGCGGAGGGAGAAAACCAAGGAGTTCAGGCTTCGGAGGAGacctctccggcgcgccaggcgggGGCCGCCGAAGGGGCAAGGAACCGAAGGAGCGAGTGGAGAACGCAAAACGAGTGccacgacgcagcagactgCGTGCAGGAGTCCAGGGGAGGGTCCCAGTTTCTCAGGCCGATGAGACGGCCTTCGCTACGAGGGACTCTCGGGCAGCTGAAAAAGGCGCAGCGTGAGGGGACGTACAcgtctctgctgctccaGCTTGTCCCGCTCATGGTGGACGCCGAGGTCATTCTTTCTTTTCAT ctgctgcggatATCGGACTGTCCGGGGCGATGCggaaacgcagaggcggagtGGTTAACGCAT GTCCTCAGATGGCGCTTGTCTCTGTCCCAACGGTGTGCACCCACAGCCGGCTGA
- a CDS encoding SAG-related sequence (encoded by transcript BESB_077710), with product MLDVALYGEHGVYRQNFSLHEVQAAILSVAERQQTESTDICLTGPEHTTTCTCTPVANREGPPPQSGNAKDTVVQFSAETNKLTLVCKGSSTVAPPTLKSENAVCPETADLSKCKTGGGDPKAAPISTTNFLDGEKVDSIQWTELSASMSGDTTSSYSLTVPSANLPRSDKAFAVGCISQEKPVCKVTVNLPAKRSKTTTRNVVQCAYGAQSNSEGPQQVTLSQTETTLTLICGKEGTVQPENYLTSFCTDNDMKHCTNAYTEVLPDFKKEWWTPSSTSETNEYMLQVPQDLFPEQDKKIVVGCKHKDESESSPASSKHSRCSVSITLKGTGSASTSTAYSQRNMFITFFVVVSSLAALRPLLQ from the coding sequence ATGCTTGATGTTGCATTGTACGGCGAGCATGGCGTCTACAGACAGAACTTCTCCTTACACGAGGTGCAGGCAGCAATCCTGAGTGTGGCGGAGAGACAACAGACCGAAAGCACCGACATCTGTTTAACCGGACCCGAACACACAACTACCTGCACATGCACCCCGGTTGCCAACAGAGAAGGGCCGCCGCCACAGTCTGGCAACGCCAAAGATACCGTGGTCCAGTTTTCGGCAGAAACGAACAAGCTGACACTCGTGTGCAAGGGATCGAGTACGGTGGCACCACCCACCCTGAAGTCTGAAAACGCGGTGTGCCCAGAGACGGCAGATCTTTCTAAATGTAAAACAGGTGGCGGCGACCCAAAAGCAGCCCCAATCAGCACTACAAATTTCCTCGATGGAGAAAAGGTCGATTCAATCCAGTGGACGGAGCTGAGTGCGTCTATGAGCGGAGACACAACATCGTCGTACTCCCTGACCGTGCCCAGCGCAAACTTGCCACGTAGCGACAAAGCATTCGCCGTGGGGTGCATATCACAAGAAAAACCAGTGTGCAAAGTTACTGTAAATCTCCCGGCAAAGCGTTCGAAGACCACCACTCGGAATGTGGTGCAATGCGCATATGGCGCGCAGAGTAACTCCGAAGGCCCTCAGCAAGTTACCTTGTCACAGACGGAGACCACCCTGACCCTCATATGCGGCAAGGAGGGAACTGTCCAACCAGAAAATTATCTGACTTCTTTCTGCACCGACAATGATATGAAACATTGTACGAACGCATACACCGAAGTACTGCCTGATTTCAAGAAAGAGTGGTGGACCCCGTCGTCTACAAGTGAAACGAACGAGTACATGCTGCAGGTTCCGCAAGATCTGTTTCCTGAGCAAGACAAGAAAATTGTTGTTGGTTGCAAGCACAAAGATGAGTCAGAATCATCACCTGCATCTTCAAAACACTCTCGTTGCAGCGTCAGCATAACGCTAAAGGGAACTGGTTCCGCGTCAACATCTACCGCGTATTCACAAAGGAATATGTTTATCACATTTTTTGTTGTCGTTTCTTCCCTTGCTGCGCTGCGACCCCTCCTACAGTGA